Proteins found in one Alicyclobacillus cycloheptanicus genomic segment:
- a CDS encoding complex I subunit 4 family protein — MGMMFWLVLAPLIAAALILVLPKMGGPFYKFIAFVGSVVPLVMSLAAWVQYSSSIGGFQFVSKLTWFTLPNLWQGKPLVIGLTFGVDGLSLPLLTLAAVVSTVAVIAGKGSIARAKEYYFWITMVSAGLFGVFAALDLFTFLAALELSLFSTFFLIYIFGEKGRQKAAFKFLIYRGFATVALLVAFIVLAYAAVGGFAPTSAIAQGSAGTGSLTLNIPALITTTGQASTAIFPSAVRHTIFIMLLLAVFIEEAFVPFHTWLPTTHEHADTSTNMLIGGILTKTGAYVLLRFGVGMLPGEVRHYGVLIAVLGVINILYGGFAAWAQKDWRRLIAFGSISHMGLVLLGIAALNTAGLQGAMFMLVSSGLLTALLFFLTGSIKDRTHTAEIGQLGGLSKRMPMLSGFLLVAALGSLGLPLTSGFISEIQAFIGGFGTYPGISFVGVVGVILSAVYLLYAMQKTTFGPTAERYAALADARPLEYVPIVILTGLVLLVGVYPDVIGHLFGLSAQALLRIGG, encoded by the coding sequence ATGGGCATGATGTTCTGGCTGGTGCTCGCGCCGCTCATCGCAGCCGCGCTCATCCTCGTCCTGCCCAAAATGGGCGGACCCTTCTACAAGTTCATCGCGTTCGTCGGATCCGTCGTGCCGCTCGTCATGAGCCTGGCCGCCTGGGTGCAGTATTCGTCGTCCATCGGCGGCTTTCAGTTCGTGTCGAAGCTCACCTGGTTTACCCTGCCGAATCTGTGGCAAGGCAAGCCGCTCGTCATCGGCCTGACCTTTGGCGTCGACGGCCTCTCGCTGCCGCTTTTGACCCTGGCCGCGGTGGTGTCGACGGTGGCCGTCATCGCCGGCAAAGGGTCCATCGCCAGGGCGAAGGAGTACTATTTTTGGATCACGATGGTGTCCGCCGGCCTCTTCGGCGTCTTCGCGGCCCTGGACCTGTTCACGTTTCTGGCGGCCCTGGAGCTGTCGTTGTTCTCGACCTTCTTCCTGATTTACATCTTCGGGGAAAAGGGCCGGCAGAAAGCCGCCTTCAAGTTTCTGATTTACCGCGGCTTCGCCACGGTGGCCCTGCTGGTGGCGTTCATCGTGCTCGCCTACGCGGCGGTGGGCGGATTTGCGCCGACGAGCGCGATCGCGCAGGGAAGTGCCGGCACCGGCAGCCTGACGCTGAACATCCCGGCCCTCATCACCACAACCGGGCAGGCGTCGACAGCCATCTTCCCGAGCGCGGTGCGCCACACGATTTTCATCATGCTGCTGCTCGCGGTGTTCATTGAAGAAGCATTCGTGCCGTTTCACACCTGGCTGCCAACCACACACGAGCACGCGGACACGTCGACGAACATGCTGATTGGCGGTATTCTCACCAAGACCGGCGCCTACGTGTTGCTGCGCTTTGGTGTTGGCATGCTGCCGGGCGAGGTGCGGCACTACGGCGTGCTCATCGCGGTGCTGGGTGTCATCAACATCCTCTACGGCGGGTTTGCAGCGTGGGCCCAGAAAGACTGGCGGCGGCTGATTGCCTTCGGCAGTATCAGTCACATGGGGCTGGTGCTGCTCGGCATCGCGGCCTTGAACACCGCCGGGCTGCAGGGCGCGATGTTCATGCTGGTCTCTTCCGGCCTGTTGACGGCGCTCTTGTTCTTCTTGACCGGCAGCATCAAGGACCGTACACACACCGCCGAGATTGGTCAATTGGGCGGCCTCTCCAAGCGCATGCCGATGTTGTCCGGGTTTCTGCTCGTCGCGGCGCTCGGTTCGCTTGGGCTGCCCCTGACCAGCGGCTTCATCAGTGAAATTCAGGCCTTCATCGGCGGCTTCGGGACGTATCCGGGCATCTCCTTTGTCGGGGTGGTCGGCGTTATCCTGTCCGCCGTCTACCTGCTGTACGCGATGCAGAAGACGACGTTCGGCCCGACCGCCGAACGCTACGCTGCACTCGCGGACGCGCGGCCCCTGGAGTACGTACCGATCGTGATTCTGACAGGCCTGGTGCTCTTGGTGGGTGTGTACCCCGACGTGATTGGCCACTTGTTCGGCTTATCCGCACAGGCGCTGCTGAGGATTGGAGGGTAA
- the nuoL gene encoding NADH-quinone oxidoreductase subunit L, producing the protein MAQTAWLVPLLPLVAYVVLLALGRRVPEWLAAGVSVVLTFVSFLLSIAIFRGLGTGPQGSVTYQFHWLSIGSRTIEFGWQVTHLNALMLVVVTLVSTLVLLFSKGYMHGDERFHVFYQYLNLFVFSMLALVISPNLLQLYIFWEMVGLCSYLLVGFWFFKPEAALAAKKSFIVTRIGDAGLFVGIILLFLSAGSFDYDTIFQAAASNHLALGWISGSGLVTLACLLIFLGAVGKSAQFPLHVWLPDAMEGPTPVSALIHAATMVAAGVYLVARVYPLFELSHTATTTVAWIGGITALLAALIAPTQRDIKRVIAYSTISQLGYMMMALGVGAYAYGVFHLMTHAFFKALLFLAAGSVIHAVDTQDLFEMGGLWKKLPVTTWTFLAGALALSGIVPFAGFWSKDDILGAALSSGHPVLYWFGLIAAFFTAFYIFRVFFLTFTGVPRDEKRFEHAHEGSWVMMVPLVVLGVFAVIAGFFNSPLNGYGLEKYLFNDYAAAPGVLQQGAGAGAHEVVATIGQVFPENIGLMAISVGVGLLGILLAALMYWRPVIQPAKMASALKFFWLVSNRKFYLDEIYYYVVVGGGKVISAIVSIVDRYIIDGLVNLFARLGYIIGLGLKYTQTGQVQAYGVVAAFGLFLILVIAMFHLGGVF; encoded by the coding sequence GTGGCACAGACTGCATGGCTTGTCCCATTGCTGCCGCTGGTTGCCTACGTGGTTCTGCTGGCACTCGGCCGACGCGTGCCGGAGTGGCTCGCAGCGGGCGTGTCGGTGGTCCTGACGTTCGTGTCGTTTTTGCTCAGCATCGCCATTTTCCGCGGCCTGGGCACGGGGCCGCAGGGCAGCGTCACGTACCAGTTCCACTGGTTATCCATCGGCTCGCGCACGATTGAGTTCGGCTGGCAGGTGACGCACCTCAATGCGCTGATGCTTGTGGTGGTCACGCTCGTGAGTACGTTGGTCCTGTTGTTTTCTAAAGGGTATATGCATGGAGACGAGCGGTTTCACGTGTTCTACCAGTACCTCAACTTGTTCGTCTTTTCGATGCTGGCGCTCGTGATTTCGCCGAACCTTTTGCAACTGTACATATTTTGGGAAATGGTTGGTCTTTGCTCGTACCTGCTGGTTGGGTTCTGGTTTTTCAAGCCGGAAGCCGCGCTGGCTGCCAAAAAGTCGTTTATCGTCACGCGCATCGGCGACGCCGGATTGTTTGTTGGCATTATCCTGCTGTTTCTGTCCGCCGGTTCATTCGACTATGACACCATCTTCCAGGCAGCGGCCAGCAACCACCTGGCGCTGGGCTGGATTTCCGGGAGCGGCCTTGTCACGCTGGCCTGCCTGCTCATCTTCCTGGGCGCGGTGGGCAAGTCGGCGCAGTTCCCGCTGCACGTCTGGCTGCCGGACGCAATGGAAGGTCCCACGCCAGTGTCGGCGTTGATTCACGCCGCGACGATGGTTGCGGCAGGCGTCTACTTGGTGGCGCGGGTGTATCCGCTGTTCGAACTCAGCCACACGGCCACCACCACGGTGGCGTGGATCGGCGGCATCACGGCGCTGCTTGCCGCCCTCATCGCGCCGACGCAGCGCGACATCAAGCGGGTCATCGCCTACTCGACGATTTCGCAGCTGGGCTACATGATGATGGCGCTTGGCGTTGGCGCCTACGCCTATGGTGTGTTCCATCTCATGACGCACGCGTTCTTCAAGGCGCTTTTGTTCCTGGCGGCTGGCTCTGTCATTCATGCCGTTGACACACAGGACCTGTTCGAGATGGGTGGCTTGTGGAAGAAGCTTCCGGTCACGACCTGGACGTTCCTGGCCGGTGCGCTCGCGCTGAGCGGCATCGTCCCGTTCGCCGGATTCTGGTCGAAGGATGACATTCTCGGCGCAGCGCTTTCCAGCGGGCATCCGGTCCTGTATTGGTTCGGCCTCATCGCGGCCTTCTTCACGGCCTTCTACATCTTCCGCGTGTTCTTCCTGACGTTCACCGGGGTGCCCCGAGACGAGAAGCGGTTTGAACACGCTCACGAAGGCAGCTGGGTGATGATGGTGCCGCTGGTCGTGCTCGGGGTGTTCGCCGTGATCGCCGGGTTCTTCAACAGTCCGTTGAACGGCTATGGGCTGGAGAAGTACCTGTTCAACGACTACGCTGCAGCACCAGGCGTGCTGCAGCAGGGCGCCGGGGCGGGCGCGCACGAAGTCGTCGCGACCATCGGCCAAGTCTTTCCAGAAAACATCGGCCTCATGGCCATCAGTGTCGGCGTGGGCCTGCTCGGCATTCTCCTGGCGGCGCTCATGTACTGGCGTCCGGTGATTCAGCCCGCCAAGATGGCATCGGCGCTGAAGTTCTTCTGGCTGGTGTCGAACCGCAAGTTCTACCTCGATGAAATTTATTACTACGTCGTCGTCGGGGGCGGAAAAGTCATTTCGGCCATCGTCTCCATTGTCGACCGCTACATCATTGACGGCCTGGTGAACCTCTTTGCCCGCTTGGGCTACATCATCGGCCTCGGCCTGAAGTACACCCAGACCGGGCAGGTCCAGGCGTACGGCGTGGTGGCGGCGTTCGGGTTGTTTCTGATTTTGGTCATCGCGATGTTCCACTTGGGAGGTGTCTTCTGA
- the nuoK gene encoding NADH-quinone oxidoreductase subunit NuoK yields the protein MQVPTASILALGAFLFCIGLYGALTKRNLIMVLVSVELMLNAANINLVAFSRLGAAPSLDGQVFSLFTITIAAAEIAVGLALLLAVFRLRKTSEVKDLDTLKR from the coding sequence ATACAGGTCCCGACGGCTTCCATCCTGGCTTTGGGCGCGTTCCTGTTTTGCATTGGGCTGTACGGCGCACTGACCAAGCGCAACCTCATCATGGTGCTCGTTTCGGTCGAACTGATGCTCAACGCCGCGAACATCAACCTGGTGGCGTTCTCTCGGCTCGGCGCAGCACCGAGCCTCGACGGCCAGGTGTTTTCCTTGTTTACCATCACGATTGCTGCGGCAGAGATCGCTGTCGGCCTGGCGCTCTTGCTGGCCGTGTTCCGGCTGCGCAAAACCAGCGAGGTCAAAGATCTCGACACTCTGAAGAGGTGA
- a CDS encoding NADH-quinone oxidoreductase subunit J, with product MSFTWNLPTIAFFLIALAILGCAIMMLSFRKVVYMALSIGGVFIGCSAIYFLLGAEFIGIAQVAIYAGAITILILFAIMLTNHEAMEPPTHWNLRNVGAAVGAILLAATLFFTIRSVSWPAEQAVDVNQGNSNAVAVGLAIFKQYTVPFELVSLLLIVALVGAVILAQERKEDE from the coding sequence ATGAGCTTCACCTGGAATCTGCCGACCATCGCGTTTTTTCTGATTGCCCTGGCGATTCTCGGCTGCGCCATCATGATGCTGAGTTTCCGCAAAGTGGTCTACATGGCGCTTTCCATCGGCGGCGTGTTCATCGGCTGCTCGGCCATCTATTTTCTGCTCGGTGCGGAGTTCATCGGGATCGCCCAGGTGGCCATTTATGCTGGCGCCATTACGATTCTCATCCTGTTTGCCATCATGTTGACGAACCACGAGGCGATGGAGCCGCCGACTCACTGGAACCTGCGCAATGTCGGCGCGGCCGTGGGCGCGATTCTGCTCGCAGCAACCCTGTTCTTTACCATCCGCTCGGTGTCGTGGCCTGCAGAGCAGGCGGTGGATGTCAACCAGGGCAACAGCAACGCGGTCGCGGTCGGCCTCGCCATCTTCAAGCAGTACACGGTGCCGTTTGAACTGGTGTCGCTGCTGTTGATTGTGGCGCTGGTGGGTGCCGTCATTCTCGCGCAAGAGCGAAAGGAGGACGAGTAA
- a CDS encoding NuoI/complex I 23 kDa subunit family protein — MFGFLKGLGVTLSQLPRKKVTLQYPDVMPEWPERFRGVHRFIPELCISCQQCARICPTSCISLSGARDQNKKMRIDTFDINFEICILCDLCTEVCPTEAVLMSDTFEMAKYTRDDLYLDMHWLYENELRYEKNHPERFAAAAEAVEAAAKAADEAAPKKAGDA, encoded by the coding sequence ATGTTTGGGTTCCTCAAGGGACTCGGCGTCACGCTCAGCCAATTACCGAGGAAAAAAGTGACGCTCCAGTACCCGGACGTCATGCCTGAGTGGCCGGAGCGGTTTCGCGGTGTCCACCGGTTTATTCCGGAACTGTGCATCTCGTGCCAGCAGTGCGCGCGGATTTGCCCGACCAGCTGCATTTCACTGTCCGGTGCACGCGACCAAAACAAAAAAATGCGCATCGACACCTTTGATATCAACTTTGAGATTTGTATTCTCTGCGACCTGTGCACGGAGGTGTGTCCGACGGAGGCGGTGCTGATGTCCGACACCTTTGAAATGGCGAAGTACACGCGGGATGACTTGTACCTCGATATGCACTGGTTATACGAGAATGAGCTGCGATACGAAAAGAACCATCCGGAACGTTTTGCCGCAGCGGCAGAGGCCGTCGAGGCGGCCGCAAAAGCCGCCGATGAAGCTGCGCCGAAGAAAGCGGGTGACGCGTGA
- the nuoH gene encoding NADH-quinone oxidoreductase subunit NuoH: MWNWQGQPLTGLHILAMLIGGVIILLMTLGVVTYTILWQRKIIGWMQGRIGPNRVGPLGLLQTTADVLKLLIKEDVVPAMADRPLFLIAPIIAFVPAFMTLAVIPFSAHHVFTANLGIGVLYYLALSAITIHGVMLGGWASNNKYALIGGMRSAAQMLSYEIPLGMSIVGVVLMAGTMNLNDIVTAQAHGWWYIIPQFLGFCIFAVASTAELNRTPFDLPEAESELVAGYHVEYTGFRFAFFMLTEYVYLFAMAGLCATLFFGGWSGPFLPGWLWYAIKVFLFITIQFWIQATMPRMRVDQLMTFSWKVLMPLALANLVITAVLKALVG, translated from the coding sequence ATGTGGAACTGGCAAGGGCAGCCCCTCACCGGGCTGCACATCCTGGCGATGCTCATCGGCGGCGTCATCATCCTGCTGATGACGCTGGGGGTCGTCACCTACACGATTCTCTGGCAGCGGAAAATCATCGGCTGGATGCAGGGCCGAATCGGTCCGAACCGCGTCGGCCCGCTGGGCCTCTTGCAGACGACCGCCGACGTGTTGAAACTGCTCATCAAGGAAGACGTGGTGCCCGCGATGGCCGACCGTCCGCTGTTTCTCATCGCGCCGATCATCGCGTTCGTTCCCGCATTCATGACGCTTGCTGTCATCCCGTTTTCGGCGCATCACGTGTTTACGGCCAATCTCGGTATCGGCGTGCTCTACTACCTGGCGCTCAGCGCCATCACGATTCACGGCGTCATGCTCGGCGGCTGGGCTTCGAACAACAAGTACGCACTCATCGGCGGCATGCGCAGCGCGGCGCAGATGTTGTCCTATGAGATCCCGCTGGGCATGTCCATCGTGGGTGTCGTCCTGATGGCCGGCACGATGAACCTGAACGACATTGTCACCGCCCAGGCCCATGGCTGGTGGTACATCATTCCGCAGTTCCTCGGCTTCTGCATCTTCGCGGTGGCGTCCACGGCGGAGCTCAACCGCACGCCGTTCGACCTGCCGGAAGCCGAGTCGGAGCTGGTCGCCGGCTATCACGTGGAGTACACAGGCTTTCGCTTCGCCTTCTTCATGTTGACGGAGTACGTATACCTGTTCGCCATGGCGGGGTTGTGCGCGACGCTGTTCTTCGGCGGCTGGAGCGGCCCGTTCCTGCCTGGCTGGCTGTGGTATGCCATCAAGGTGTTCTTGTTCATCACCATCCAATTCTGGATTCAGGCGACGATGCCGCGCATGCGCGTCGACCAGTTGATGACCTTCAGCTGGAAGGTGCTCATGCCGCTGGCCCTGGCGAACCTCGTGATCACGGCCGTCCTGAAGGCGCTTGTTGGGTAG
- a CDS encoding NADH-quinone oxidoreductase subunit D produces MLLNVGPQHPSTHGVFRLVVKISGETILDADPVIGYLHRGTEKLAEGLQYTQIIPYTDRLDYLAAMLNNYALCHTVEEAMGLEIPERAEYLRIIVMELNRIASHLLFVGAYLLDLGAMSPFLYVFQERERIVQMFNEICGARLTYNYMRVGGVKWDAPQGWLEEVRAFIPFMRERLKMYDELISGNEIFLNRVRGIGKFDTETALAWGMSGINLRSTGFEWDLRKKKPYSIYDRFEFDVPVGQNGDCFDRYYLHLLEMEQSLRIVEQALDQIPSSGPVLGKVPKLIRVPAGEHYAGIEGARGELGFYIVSDGKDKPYRMKIRKPSFVNLQILPDLLRGQNIANLIAILGAVDIVLGEVDA; encoded by the coding sequence ATGCTGTTGAACGTTGGACCGCAGCACCCGAGTACGCACGGCGTGTTTCGCCTGGTCGTAAAAATCAGCGGCGAGACGATTCTCGATGCCGATCCCGTCATCGGCTACCTGCACCGCGGCACCGAAAAGCTTGCGGAGGGCCTGCAGTACACGCAAATCATCCCGTACACCGACCGGCTCGACTACCTGGCCGCCATGCTCAACAACTACGCGCTGTGTCACACGGTGGAAGAGGCGATGGGGCTGGAGATTCCAGAGCGCGCCGAGTATCTGCGCATCATCGTGATGGAACTCAACCGCATCGCGTCTCACCTGCTGTTCGTCGGCGCGTATCTGCTCGACCTGGGTGCGATGAGCCCGTTCTTGTACGTCTTCCAGGAACGCGAACGCATTGTCCAGATGTTCAACGAAATCTGCGGCGCGCGGCTCACCTACAATTACATGCGTGTCGGCGGCGTCAAATGGGACGCGCCCCAGGGCTGGCTCGAAGAAGTGCGCGCATTCATTCCGTTCATGCGCGAACGCTTGAAAATGTACGACGAACTCATCAGCGGCAATGAGATCTTCTTGAACCGCGTGCGCGGCATTGGCAAGTTCGACACGGAGACGGCCCTCGCCTGGGGAATGAGCGGCATCAACCTGCGGTCGACCGGTTTTGAGTGGGACCTGCGCAAGAAGAAGCCCTACTCCATCTACGACCGATTTGAGTTTGACGTGCCAGTCGGCCAGAACGGCGACTGTTTTGACCGGTACTACCTGCACCTGCTGGAGATGGAGCAGTCCCTGCGGATTGTGGAGCAGGCGCTCGACCAAATTCCGTCGTCCGGCCCGGTCCTCGGCAAGGTGCCTAAACTCATTCGTGTGCCTGCAGGCGAGCACTACGCCGGCATTGAAGGCGCACGCGGCGAACTCGGCTTCTACATCGTCAGCGACGGCAAGGATAAGCCGTACCGGATGAAAATCCGCAAGCCGTCCTTCGTCAATCTGCAAATCCTGCCCGATTTGCTGCGGGGACAGAACATCGCGAACCTCATCGCCATCCTCGGCGCGGTCGACATCGTGCTTGGGGAGGTGGATGCCTGA
- a CDS encoding NADH-quinone oxidoreductase subunit C, which translates to MTDEERKGTEQPITAEPADRSGDAKSTEAAEAAQPAPEAKPAEAVEAAQPVPEAKPDAKPASDAKPAARPAPKPAAAKPAGAAAKPASKPAPPPDPRVEAAKAEAEKLKAALVEKFGEGVVEETGAALHTPMVVIAKDRWYEAVDFLRTNDAWKLNYIECMVGTDYPAKGYIEIVIYVQSTSLGHWVCLKTRTDRDRAEVPSLVPSHPGVNWEEREIYDLLGVTFTNHPDLRRIMLWDEFAGHPLRKDYNEWQGGEDSDGAGQPESDE; encoded by the coding sequence GTGACAGACGAGGAACGCAAGGGAACGGAGCAGCCGATCACTGCGGAACCCGCCGACCGGTCGGGCGACGCCAAATCGACGGAAGCCGCCGAAGCCGCACAGCCTGCGCCCGAGGCCAAGCCTGCGGAAGCCGTCGAAGCCGCACAGCCTGTGCCTGAGGCCAAGCCGGACGCCAAGCCTGCGTCGGATGCCAAGCCCGCCGCACGGCCTGCACCCAAACCGGCGGCCGCGAAACCGGCTGGCGCCGCCGCGAAACCGGCTTCAAAGCCCGCGCCGCCGCCGGATCCGCGGGTAGAAGCTGCGAAGGCCGAGGCGGAAAAGCTGAAGGCCGCGCTGGTTGAGAAGTTTGGCGAAGGCGTTGTTGAGGAGACCGGGGCTGCACTGCATACGCCGATGGTCGTGATCGCCAAAGACCGCTGGTACGAAGCGGTCGATTTTCTGCGCACGAACGACGCGTGGAAGCTCAACTACATCGAATGTATGGTCGGGACCGACTACCCGGCCAAGGGTTACATAGAAATCGTGATTTACGTGCAGTCCACGTCGCTCGGGCACTGGGTGTGCCTGAAAACGCGGACGGACCGCGATCGGGCCGAAGTCCCCTCGCTGGTGCCCAGCCACCCCGGCGTGAACTGGGAGGAGCGGGAGATCTACGACCTGCTTGGTGTGACATTCACCAACCACCCTGACTTGCGGCGCATCATGCTGTGGGACGAATTCGCCGGACACCCGCTGCGCAAGGACTACAACGAGTGGCAGGGAGGGGAGGATTCCGATGGCGCTGGTCAACCAGAGTCAGACGAATGA
- a CDS encoding NuoB/complex I 20 kDa subunit family protein, translated as MDLSRAAQLPVIEYEGLTPEENAELRRGGLLLAPLEQVKAWARSNSLWPLTFGLACCAIEMMGAGASHYDLDRFGVIFRASPRQSDVMIVAGTVTKKMGPLLKRLYDQMPDPKWVISMGSCATAGGPYVRSYSVMKGVDQIVPVDVYIPGCPPSPPALIYGINLLQEKIRSEARRKKVNPA; from the coding sequence ATGGACCTGAGCCGTGCTGCTCAACTCCCCGTGATTGAGTACGAGGGACTGACGCCGGAAGAGAACGCAGAATTGCGCCGCGGCGGTTTGCTGCTGGCTCCCCTCGAACAGGTCAAAGCCTGGGCGCGCAGCAACAGCTTGTGGCCGCTGACGTTTGGCTTGGCCTGCTGTGCCATCGAAATGATGGGCGCCGGCGCGTCGCATTACGATCTCGACCGCTTCGGCGTGATTTTCCGCGCCTCGCCGCGCCAGTCCGACGTCATGATTGTCGCTGGAACGGTGACGAAAAAGATGGGACCCCTCCTCAAGCGGTTGTATGACCAGATGCCGGACCCGAAGTGGGTCATCTCCATGGGCTCCTGCGCCACCGCCGGCGGCCCCTATGTTCGCAGCTATTCCGTGATGAAAGGCGTGGACCAAATTGTCCCCGTCGACGTCTACATTCCCGGGTGCCCGCCTTCCCCGCCCGCACTCATCTACGGCATCAACCTGCTGCAGGAGAAAATCCGCAGCGAGGCACGCCGGAAGAAGGTGAATCCTGCGTGA
- a CDS encoding NADH-quinone oxidoreductase subunit A, translating to MFAYWNGYLYVFLFLLLGVILPVAALWVLGPILRPSKPSKEKLTSYESGVDPIGDAHVRYNARYYLFALLFVVFDVETLFLYPWAASFHKLGMFGLVEMLIFIFMLVIGLIYAWRKKVLEWT from the coding sequence ATGTTTGCGTACTGGAACGGGTACTTATACGTGTTCCTTTTTCTATTGCTCGGCGTCATCCTGCCCGTTGCCGCGCTGTGGGTTTTGGGGCCGATTCTCCGTCCCAGCAAGCCCAGCAAAGAGAAGCTTACCTCGTACGAAAGCGGGGTCGATCCCATCGGGGACGCCCACGTCCGCTACAATGCCCGCTATTATTTATTCGCGCTCTTATTCGTTGTATTCGACGTGGAAACACTCTTTCTCTATCCCTGGGCGGCCAGCTTTCATAAACTCGGGATGTTCGGGCTGGTCGAAATGCTGATCTTCATTTTCATGCTCGTCATCGGCCTGATTTACGCATGGAGAAAGAAGGTGCTGGAATGGACCTGA
- a CDS encoding F0F1 ATP synthase subunit epsilon — MSTVLLEVVTPDRLLLSHPVTFVVVRGGFGEIGILPRHAPLATTVQPGIVKVRMEEGEDYISVSGGFLEVRPDRITLLADAAETSATLDVERAQRAKQRAEERLAKRGEGIDIARAEAARARALRRLEMLELSNASGNVFEKVLSKSASQ; from the coding sequence ATGAGCACGGTGCTGTTGGAAGTCGTGACGCCTGACCGACTCCTCCTGTCCCATCCGGTGACCTTTGTCGTGGTGCGCGGCGGCTTCGGCGAAATCGGCATTTTGCCGAGGCACGCACCACTGGCCACCACGGTGCAGCCGGGCATCGTGAAGGTCCGGATGGAAGAGGGCGAGGATTACATTTCGGTTAGCGGTGGATTCCTCGAAGTCCGCCCCGACCGGATCACGCTGCTCGCCGACGCAGCGGAAACGTCCGCCACATTGGATGTCGAACGTGCACAGCGCGCCAAGCAACGCGCCGAAGAGCGGCTCGCGAAGCGAGGCGAGGGCATCGACATTGCCCGGGCCGAGGCGGCCCGGGCACGGGCGCTGCGCCGGCTGGAAATGCTGGAGCTGTCGAACGCGTCAGGGAACGTATTTGAGAAGGTCCTCAGCAAGTCAGCGAGTCAGTAA
- the atpD gene encoding F0F1 ATP synthase subunit beta, with product MGPVVDVRFPEGQLPAINNALVINYEGDVPVHLTLEVALHLGDNVVRTVAMSSTDGLVRGAEAVDTGRPISVPVGPQTLGRIFNVLGEAIDEAGPVETETRWSIHRPAPAFSDLTTKMEVFETGIKVIDLLAPYVKGGKIGLFGGAGVGKTVLIQELIHNIAKEHGGYSVFAGVGERTREGNDLYHEMSDSGVIDKTSMVFGQMNEPPGARLRVALAGLTIAEYFRDEEQRDVLLFIDNIFRFTQAGSEVSALLGRMPSAVGYQPTLATEMGQLQERIASTVKGSITSIQAIYVPADDYTDPAPANTFTHLDATTNLDRNIAAMGLYPAVDPLASTSRALSPDIVGEEHYQVARSVQQILQRYRELQDIIAILGMDELSDDDKLTVSRARKIQNFLSQPNFVAEQFTGVPGKYVTVKDTVRSFKDILDGKCDEIPEVLFRYRGSIDEVYEAAKAEGIAV from the coding sequence ATGGGTCCTGTCGTGGACGTTCGGTTCCCCGAAGGACAGCTGCCTGCCATCAATAACGCCTTGGTCATCAACTACGAAGGCGACGTTCCCGTTCACCTGACACTGGAGGTTGCCCTGCACCTCGGCGATAACGTGGTGCGCACCGTTGCCATGTCGTCCACCGATGGTCTGGTGCGCGGTGCGGAAGCGGTCGACACGGGCCGGCCCATCAGTGTTCCGGTCGGACCGCAGACGCTCGGCCGTATCTTCAACGTGCTGGGTGAAGCGATTGACGAAGCAGGTCCGGTCGAGACGGAGACACGCTGGTCCATTCACCGTCCGGCGCCGGCGTTCTCAGATTTGACCACGAAAATGGAAGTGTTCGAGACCGGTATCAAGGTCATCGACTTGCTCGCTCCGTACGTCAAGGGCGGGAAGATCGGTTTGTTCGGCGGCGCGGGCGTCGGCAAGACCGTTTTGATTCAGGAGCTTATCCACAACATCGCGAAGGAGCACGGCGGTTACTCCGTGTTTGCGGGTGTGGGTGAACGGACGCGCGAGGGAAACGACCTGTACCATGAAATGAGCGACTCGGGCGTCATCGACAAGACGAGCATGGTGTTCGGCCAGATGAACGAGCCGCCGGGCGCGCGTCTTCGTGTGGCGCTCGCAGGGTTGACCATCGCGGAGTATTTCCGTGACGAAGAGCAGCGCGACGTACTGCTGTTCATCGACAACATCTTCCGTTTCACACAGGCCGGTTCCGAGGTGTCGGCGCTGCTCGGCCGCATGCCGTCCGCCGTCGGTTATCAGCCGACCCTGGCGACGGAAATGGGGCAGCTGCAGGAACGCATCGCGTCGACCGTCAAAGGTTCGATTACCTCCATCCAGGCCATCTACGTGCCAGCTGACGACTACACGGACCCAGCGCCTGCGAACACGTTCACGCACTTGGACGCCACGACCAACCTCGACCGTAACATCGCGGCGATGGGCTTATATCCCGCGGTCGATCCGCTCGCGTCCACGTCCCGCGCGCTGTCTCCGGACATCGTCGGCGAGGAGCACTACCAGGTGGCCCGCTCTGTGCAGCAGATTCTGCAGCGGTATCGAGAACTGCAGGACATCATCGCGATCCTCGGTATGGACGAATTGAGCGACGATGACAAGCTGACGGTGTCGCGTGCGCGTAAAATCCAGAACTTCCTGTCTCAGCCGAACTTCGTGGCCGAGCAGTTCACGGGTGTGCCAGGCAAGTATGTCACCGTGAAGGACACGGTGCGCAGCTTCAAGGACATCCTCGACGGCAAGTGCGACGAGATTCCGGAAGTGCTGTTCCGCTACCGTGGCTCGATTGATGAGGTGTACGAGGCCGCGAAGGCAGAAGGCATTGCGGTCTAA